One Euphorbia lathyris chromosome 1, ddEupLath1.1, whole genome shotgun sequence DNA segment encodes these proteins:
- the LOC136211132 gene encoding F-box/FBD/LRR-repeat protein At1g16930-like isoform X2 yields the protein MAGSGGASMVESEGSGVGSCDSENGNKRIKFGEEEEEEDRLSALPDFLIHRILSFLPVKTLVLSKWWKYQWTHVPVLTFFPNDGMSHEIFSNFIDKTLILHDCSNMDKFVMELKRFTKEYEYPNLDLWIRFAVRKDVKELILNFNNKFVYYSLPQFLFNNYSLVELKLCTFSLTRIAKVNWECVKTLCLYDCEVEDKEFENVLCGSPLLEHLQLWNCYLFRELVIASKSLKTIILDGVGRECSVIEISCPNVKRLRISGLVWFKSLKLMNLPSSLYATFDFYFDDVELGDEMSHNDCINLLQTLAQIEHVEKLEIGRWLIQILSTLEHDDCIDDCMDDLPNSDIHRIISFLPLTKDAFERDLYKMCPFKWTDDPILNFVSNEKFLIDSKNIPLMYLDPRLSLWIRFAAIKTVKELILDCDSTNLQYIREYVLPEFVFNNSSLVKMKLCACYFMPEGKVNWESLKSLELDHSELGNQALEHVLSGSPLLECLELRRCSFEGAVVVASEHLKTFILEEFGKDCPALEISCPNLESLKIWGQVGSTCLKLTNLPSSLHATLDLYVLESDDISRDDCMNLVEETMKQILHVEEVEIALTRRGDINSVLVLKDIRVRKDGFT from the exons ATGGCGGGATCGGGTGGAGCTTCCATGGTGGAAAGCGAGGGAAGTGGAGTTGGAAGCTGCGATTCAGAAAATGGAAATAAAAGAATCAAATTcggcgaagaagaagaagaagaagaccgCCTTAGTGCCTTGCCGGATTTCCTTATTCACCGCATCCTCTCCTTCCTGCCAGTCAAGACTTTAGTTCTATCCAAATGGTGGAAGTATCAATGGACTCATGTTCCTGTTCTCACGTTCTTTCCTAATGATGGTATGTCTCACGAAATTTTTTCCAATTTCATTGACAAAACCCTAATTCTCCATGATTGCTCCAATATGGACAAATTCGTCATGGAATTGAAACGTTTCACTAAGGAGTATGAATATCCCAATTTAGATTTGTGGATCCGTTTTGCTGTGAGAAAAGATGTAAAGGAGCTCATTCTCAATTTCAACAACAAATTCGTCTACTACTCTTTGCCACAATTTCTTTTCAACAATTATTCATTGGTTGAATTGAAGTTATGTACATTTAGTTTAACGCGGATTGCGAAAGTAAATTGGGAGTGTGTCAAAACTTTGTGTTTATATGATTGTGAAGTGGAAGATAAAGAGTTTGAGAATGTTTTATGTGGTAGTCCTCTCCTTGAACACTTACAATTATGGAACTGTTATTTGTTTCGAGAGCTTGTTATTGCCTCTAAAAGTTTGAAAACTATTATTTTGGATGGAGTTGGCCGCGAATGTAGTGTAATTGAAATTTCATGTCCTAATGTTAAGAGATTGAGAATATCAGGTCTAGTGTGGTTTAAATCTCTTAAGTTAATGAATTTGCCTTCTTCACTCTATGCTACTTTTGATTTCTACTTCGACGATGTGGAGCTTGGAGACGAAATGAGTCACAATGACTGCATAAATTTGCTGCAGACTCTTGCTCAGATTGAGCATGTTGAGAAGCTAGAAATTGGGCGTTGGTTGATTCAG ATTCTATCAACCTTGGAGCATGATGACTGCATAGATGACTGCATGGATGACTTGCCAAATTCTGACATCCACCGTATCATCTCTTTTTTGCCATTAACAAAAGACGCATTTGAGAGGGACCTTTACAAGATGTGTCCGTTTAAATGGACTGATGACCCAATCCTCAACTTTGTTTCCAATG AGAAATTTTTGATCGACTCCAAAAATATCCCTTTGATGTACCTGGATCCTAGATTGTCCTTGTGGATTCGCTTTGCTGCCATCAAAACTGTAAAGGAGCTCATTTTGGATTGTGATTCTACTAACTTGCAATATATAAGGGAGTACGTATTGCCGGAATTTGTTTTCAACAATTCTTCATTGGTTAAGATGAAGTTATGTGCATGTTATTTTATGCCGGAGGGGAAAGTAAATTGGGAATCTCTTAAGAGTTTGGAGTTAGATCATTCTGAGTTGGGTAATCAAGCGCTTGAGCATGTTTTATCTGGTAGTCCTTTGCTTGAATGCTTAGAATTACGCCGTTGTAGCTTTGAAGGTGCGGTTGTTGTTGCTTCTGAGCATTTGAAAACATTTATTCTAGAAGAATTTGGTAAGGACTGTCCTGCCCTAGAAATTTCATGTCCTAATCTTGAGAGTTTGAAAATATGGGGACAGGTGGGTTCTACATGTCTTAAATTGACGAACTTGCCTTCTTCACTGCATGCTACATTGGATTTGTACGTCCTAGAATCAGATGATATTAGTCGTGATGACTGCATGAATTTGGTTGAGGAGACCATGAAGCAGATTCTACATGTTGAGGAGGTAGAAATTGCATTGACGAGGCGAGGAGATATAAATTCGGTATTGGTTCTTAAAG ATATTAGAGTTCGAAAAGATGGGTTTACTTGA
- the LOC136211132 gene encoding F-box/FBD/LRR-repeat protein At1g16930-like isoform X1, whose amino-acid sequence MAGSGGASMVESEGSGVGSCDSENGNKRIKFGEEEEEEDRLSALPDFLIHRILSFLPVKTLVLSKWWKYQWTHVPVLTFFPNDGMSHEIFSNFIDKTLILHDCSNMDKFVMELKRFTKEYEYPNLDLWIRFAVRKDVKELILNFNNKFVYYSLPQFLFNNYSLVELKLCTFSLTRIAKVNWECVKTLCLYDCEVEDKEFENVLCGSPLLEHLQLWNCYLFRELVIASKSLKTIILDGVGRECSVIEISCPNVKRLRISGLVWFKSLKLMNLPSSLYATFDFYFDDVELGDEMSHNDCINLLQTLAQIEHVEKLEIGRWLIQILSTLEHDDCIDDCMDDLPNSDIHRIISFLPLTKDAFERDLYKMCPFKWTDDPILNFVSNEKFLIDSKNIPLMYLDPRLSLWIRFAAIKTVKELILDCDSTNLQYIREYVLPEFVFNNSSLVKMKLCACYFMPEGKVNWESLKSLELDHSELGNQALEHVLSGSPLLECLELRRCSFEGAVVVASEHLKTFILEEFGKDCPALEISCPNLESLKIWGQVGSTCLKLTNLPSSLHATLDLYVLESDDISRDDCMNLVEETMKQILHVEEVEIALTRRGDINSVLVLKGNCLTKNLILLYILQDQESVTYKRRTTNKIVGQLNPHDFLI is encoded by the exons ATGGCGGGATCGGGTGGAGCTTCCATGGTGGAAAGCGAGGGAAGTGGAGTTGGAAGCTGCGATTCAGAAAATGGAAATAAAAGAATCAAATTcggcgaagaagaagaagaagaagaccgCCTTAGTGCCTTGCCGGATTTCCTTATTCACCGCATCCTCTCCTTCCTGCCAGTCAAGACTTTAGTTCTATCCAAATGGTGGAAGTATCAATGGACTCATGTTCCTGTTCTCACGTTCTTTCCTAATGATGGTATGTCTCACGAAATTTTTTCCAATTTCATTGACAAAACCCTAATTCTCCATGATTGCTCCAATATGGACAAATTCGTCATGGAATTGAAACGTTTCACTAAGGAGTATGAATATCCCAATTTAGATTTGTGGATCCGTTTTGCTGTGAGAAAAGATGTAAAGGAGCTCATTCTCAATTTCAACAACAAATTCGTCTACTACTCTTTGCCACAATTTCTTTTCAACAATTATTCATTGGTTGAATTGAAGTTATGTACATTTAGTTTAACGCGGATTGCGAAAGTAAATTGGGAGTGTGTCAAAACTTTGTGTTTATATGATTGTGAAGTGGAAGATAAAGAGTTTGAGAATGTTTTATGTGGTAGTCCTCTCCTTGAACACTTACAATTATGGAACTGTTATTTGTTTCGAGAGCTTGTTATTGCCTCTAAAAGTTTGAAAACTATTATTTTGGATGGAGTTGGCCGCGAATGTAGTGTAATTGAAATTTCATGTCCTAATGTTAAGAGATTGAGAATATCAGGTCTAGTGTGGTTTAAATCTCTTAAGTTAATGAATTTGCCTTCTTCACTCTATGCTACTTTTGATTTCTACTTCGACGATGTGGAGCTTGGAGACGAAATGAGTCACAATGACTGCATAAATTTGCTGCAGACTCTTGCTCAGATTGAGCATGTTGAGAAGCTAGAAATTGGGCGTTGGTTGATTCAG ATTCTATCAACCTTGGAGCATGATGACTGCATAGATGACTGCATGGATGACTTGCCAAATTCTGACATCCACCGTATCATCTCTTTTTTGCCATTAACAAAAGACGCATTTGAGAGGGACCTTTACAAGATGTGTCCGTTTAAATGGACTGATGACCCAATCCTCAACTTTGTTTCCAATG AGAAATTTTTGATCGACTCCAAAAATATCCCTTTGATGTACCTGGATCCTAGATTGTCCTTGTGGATTCGCTTTGCTGCCATCAAAACTGTAAAGGAGCTCATTTTGGATTGTGATTCTACTAACTTGCAATATATAAGGGAGTACGTATTGCCGGAATTTGTTTTCAACAATTCTTCATTGGTTAAGATGAAGTTATGTGCATGTTATTTTATGCCGGAGGGGAAAGTAAATTGGGAATCTCTTAAGAGTTTGGAGTTAGATCATTCTGAGTTGGGTAATCAAGCGCTTGAGCATGTTTTATCTGGTAGTCCTTTGCTTGAATGCTTAGAATTACGCCGTTGTAGCTTTGAAGGTGCGGTTGTTGTTGCTTCTGAGCATTTGAAAACATTTATTCTAGAAGAATTTGGTAAGGACTGTCCTGCCCTAGAAATTTCATGTCCTAATCTTGAGAGTTTGAAAATATGGGGACAGGTGGGTTCTACATGTCTTAAATTGACGAACTTGCCTTCTTCACTGCATGCTACATTGGATTTGTACGTCCTAGAATCAGATGATATTAGTCGTGATGACTGCATGAATTTGGTTGAGGAGACCATGAAGCAGATTCTACATGTTGAGGAGGTAGAAATTGCATTGACGAGGCGAGGAGATATAAATTCGGTATTGGTTCTTAAAGGTAATTGTTTgacaaaaaatttaatacttCTTTACATTCTTCAGGATCAGGAATCTGTTACCTACAAACGTAGGACAACTAACAAAATTGTGGGGCAACTAAATCCGCATGATTTCTTAATATAA
- the LOC136216469 gene encoding uncharacterized protein isoform X1, giving the protein MAGTGGASMVESEGSDVRRCDSENGNKRIKYAEEEDRISTLPDFLIQRILSFLPATDLVKTLVLSKLWKCQWTQVPVLKFVPNHGMSADQFSNFIDKTLSLHDCSNLEKFVINLKSFAMADRFPDLEVWIHFAVRKDVKELVVNFNDDTKYLVPEFLLDTYSLVKLKLSTCNFMENGIEEVNWKYLKSLNLYDCDLGDDTIENVLCCTPLLEYLELSGCDMFQELVIASKSLKTLILDGVRCECNYFEISSPNLERLRISGLVWFTTLKLMNLTSSVNVTLDFYFDMEELEGEMSHDDYINLVQQTLRQVEHVEKLEIGRWLMEILSTCKEDGDCIGGLPDSFIHRIISFFPSTKDAFESDLYKTWKLKWTDAPVPNFVSNEKFVMNSRCYPLVYLDPRLSLWIRLAARKDVKELILDCDATMVDSGDEYPLPQFLFNNSSLVTMKICACDFVPNEKVNWESLKSLHLYYSELGDQAIEHVLSGSPLLEDLKLHCCGFEGAVVVASEHLKIFNLEEFGKSCHLLEISCPNLEKLKIWGNLGSTSLKLMSLPSSLHATLGFYSLESDDITPDDCMNLVEEIMKQIVHVEELEIELSRMKS; this is encoded by the exons ATGGCGGGAACCGGTGGAGCTTCAATGGTGGAAAGTGAGGGGAGCGATGTTCGAAGGTGCGATTCGGAAAATGGAAATAAAAGAATCAAATACGCCGAGGAAGAAGACCGCATTAGTACTTTACCAGATTTCCTGATTCAACGCATCCTCTCCTTTTTGCCAGCAACCGATTTAGTCAAGACTTTAGTGTTATCCAAATTGTGGAAGTGTCAATGGACTCAAGTCCCTGTTCTCAAATTCGTTCCCAATCATGGTATGTCTGCCGATCAGTTTTCCAATTTCATTGACAAAACCCTAAGTTTACATGATTGCTCCAATCTCGAGAAATTCGTCATCAATTTAAAAAGTTTTGCTATGGCTGATCGATTTCCTGACTTGGAAGTGTGGATCCATTTTGCTGTGAGAAAAGATGTAAAGGAGCTCGTTGTGAATTTCAATGACGACACCAAGTACTTGGTGCCGGAATTTCTTCTGGACACTTATTCCTTAGTTAAATTGAAGTTATCTACTTGTAATTTTATGGAGAATGGGATTGAGGAAGTAAATTGGAAATATCTCAAGAGTTTGAATTTATATGATTGTGACCTGGGAGATGATACGATTGAAAATGTTTTATGTTGTACTCCTCTGCTTGAATACTTGGAATTATCAGGCTGTGATATGTTTCAAGAGCTCGTTATTGCCTCTAAAAGTTTGAAAACTCTGATTTTGGACGGAGTTAGGTGTGAATGTAATTACTTTGAAATTTCTTCTCCTAATCTTGAGAGATTGAGAATATCAGGTCTAGTGTGGTTTACAACTCTTAAATTGATGAATTTGACTTCTTCAGTTAATGTTACTTTAGATTTTTACTTTGACATGGAGGAGTTGGAAGGCGAAATGAGTCATGATGACTACATAAATTTGGTCCAGCAGACTCTTCGGCAAGTTGAGCATGTTGAGAAGCTAGAAATTGGGCGTTGGCTGATGGAG ATTCTATCAACCTGCAAGGAGGATGGAGACTGCATAGGTGGCCTGCCAGATTCTTTTATTCACCGGATCATTTCATTTTTTCCATCAACAAAAGACGCCTTCGAGAGTGACCTTTACAAGACGTGGAAGCTTAAATGGACTGATGCCCCAGTACCCAACTTTGTTTCCAATG AGAAATTTGTTATGAACTCCAGATGTTACCCTTTGGTGTACCTGGATCCTAGATTGTCATTGTGGATTCGTTTAGCTGCCAGAAAAGATGTAAAGGAGCTCATTTTGGATTGTGATGCTACTATGGTGGATTCGGGGGACGAGTACCCATTGCCACAATTTCTTTTCAACAATTCTTCATTGGTTACAATGAAGATATGTGCTTGTGATTTTGTGCCAAATGAGAAAGTAAATTGGGAATCTCTTAAGAGTTTGCATTTATATTATTCTGAGTTGGGTGATCAAGCCATTGAGCATGTTTTATCTGGTAGTCCTTTGCTTGAAGATTTAAAATTACACTGTTGTGGCTTTGAAGGTGCTGTTGTTGTTGCTTCTGAGCATTTGAAAATATTTAATCTAGAGGAATTTGGCAAGAGCTGCCATCTCTTGGAAATTTCATGTCCTAACCTTGAGAAATTGAAAATTTGGGGAAACTTAGGTTCTACATCTCTTAAATTGATGAGCTTGCCTTCTTCACTTCATGCTACTTTGGGGTTTTACAGCTTAGAATCAGATGATATCACTCCTGATGACTGCATGAATTTAGTTGAGGAGATCATGAAGCAGATTGTGCATGTTGAGGAGCTAGAAATTGAGTTGAGCAGGATGAAGAGCTAG
- the LOC136216469 gene encoding F-box/LRR-repeat protein At3g03360-like isoform X3 yields MAGTGGASMVESEGSDVRRCDSENGNKRIKYAEEEDRISTLPDFLIQRILSFLPATDLVKTLVLSKLWKCQWTQVPVLKFVPNHDFYFDMEELEGEMSHDDYINLVQQTLRQVEHVEKLEIGRWLMEILSTCKEDGDCIGGLPDSFIHRIISFFPSTKDAFESDLYKTWKLKWTDAPVPNFVSNEKFVMNSRCYPLVYLDPRLSLWIRLAARKDVKELILDCDATMVDSGDEYPLPQFLFNNSSLVTMKICACDFVPNEKVNWESLKSLHLYYSELGDQAIEHVLSGSPLLEDLKLHCCGFEGAVVVASEHLKIFNLEEFGKSCHLLEISCPNLEKLKIWGNLGSTSLKLMSLPSSLHATLGFYSLESDDITPDDCMNLVEEIMKQIVHVEELEIELSRMKS; encoded by the exons ATGGCGGGAACCGGTGGAGCTTCAATGGTGGAAAGTGAGGGGAGCGATGTTCGAAGGTGCGATTCGGAAAATGGAAATAAAAGAATCAAATACGCCGAGGAAGAAGACCGCATTAGTACTTTACCAGATTTCCTGATTCAACGCATCCTCTCCTTTTTGCCAGCAACCGATTTAGTCAAGACTTTAGTGTTATCCAAATTGTGGAAGTGTCAATGGACTCAAGTCCCTGTTCTCAAATTCGTTCCCAATCATG ATTTTTACTTTGACATGGAGGAGTTGGAAGGCGAAATGAGTCATGATGACTACATAAATTTGGTCCAGCAGACTCTTCGGCAAGTTGAGCATGTTGAGAAGCTAGAAATTGGGCGTTGGCTGATGGAG ATTCTATCAACCTGCAAGGAGGATGGAGACTGCATAGGTGGCCTGCCAGATTCTTTTATTCACCGGATCATTTCATTTTTTCCATCAACAAAAGACGCCTTCGAGAGTGACCTTTACAAGACGTGGAAGCTTAAATGGACTGATGCCCCAGTACCCAACTTTGTTTCCAATG AGAAATTTGTTATGAACTCCAGATGTTACCCTTTGGTGTACCTGGATCCTAGATTGTCATTGTGGATTCGTTTAGCTGCCAGAAAAGATGTAAAGGAGCTCATTTTGGATTGTGATGCTACTATGGTGGATTCGGGGGACGAGTACCCATTGCCACAATTTCTTTTCAACAATTCTTCATTGGTTACAATGAAGATATGTGCTTGTGATTTTGTGCCAAATGAGAAAGTAAATTGGGAATCTCTTAAGAGTTTGCATTTATATTATTCTGAGTTGGGTGATCAAGCCATTGAGCATGTTTTATCTGGTAGTCCTTTGCTTGAAGATTTAAAATTACACTGTTGTGGCTTTGAAGGTGCTGTTGTTGTTGCTTCTGAGCATTTGAAAATATTTAATCTAGAGGAATTTGGCAAGAGCTGCCATCTCTTGGAAATTTCATGTCCTAACCTTGAGAAATTGAAAATTTGGGGAAACTTAGGTTCTACATCTCTTAAATTGATGAGCTTGCCTTCTTCACTTCATGCTACTTTGGGGTTTTACAGCTTAGAATCAGATGATATCACTCCTGATGACTGCATGAATTTAGTTGAGGAGATCATGAAGCAGATTGTGCATGTTGAGGAGCTAGAAATTGAGTTGAGCAGGATGAAGAGCTAG
- the LOC136216469 gene encoding F-box protein At5g03100-like isoform X2, whose product MAGTGGASMVESEGSDVRRCDSENGNKRIKYAEEEDRISTLPDFLIQRILSFLPATDLVKTLVLSKLWKCQWTQVPVLKFVPNHGMSADQFSNFIDKTLSLHDCSNLEKFVINLKSFAMADRFPDLEVWIHFAVRKDVKELVVNFNDDTKYLVPEFLLDTYSLVKLKLSTCNFMENGIEEVNWKYLKSLNLYDCDLGDDTIENVLCCTPLLEYLELSGCDMFQELVIASKSLKTLILDGVRCECNYFEISSPNLERLRISGLVWFTTLKLMNLTSSVNVTLDFYFDMEELEGEMSHDDYINLVQQTLRQVEHVEKLEIGRWLMEILSTCKEDGDCIGGLPDSFIHRIISFFPSTKDAFESDLYKTWKLKWTDAPVPNFVSNEKFVMNSRCYPLVYLDPRLSLWIRLAARKDVKELILDCDATMVDSGDEYPLPQFLFNNSSLVTMKICACDFVPNEKLRIR is encoded by the exons ATGGCGGGAACCGGTGGAGCTTCAATGGTGGAAAGTGAGGGGAGCGATGTTCGAAGGTGCGATTCGGAAAATGGAAATAAAAGAATCAAATACGCCGAGGAAGAAGACCGCATTAGTACTTTACCAGATTTCCTGATTCAACGCATCCTCTCCTTTTTGCCAGCAACCGATTTAGTCAAGACTTTAGTGTTATCCAAATTGTGGAAGTGTCAATGGACTCAAGTCCCTGTTCTCAAATTCGTTCCCAATCATGGTATGTCTGCCGATCAGTTTTCCAATTTCATTGACAAAACCCTAAGTTTACATGATTGCTCCAATCTCGAGAAATTCGTCATCAATTTAAAAAGTTTTGCTATGGCTGATCGATTTCCTGACTTGGAAGTGTGGATCCATTTTGCTGTGAGAAAAGATGTAAAGGAGCTCGTTGTGAATTTCAATGACGACACCAAGTACTTGGTGCCGGAATTTCTTCTGGACACTTATTCCTTAGTTAAATTGAAGTTATCTACTTGTAATTTTATGGAGAATGGGATTGAGGAAGTAAATTGGAAATATCTCAAGAGTTTGAATTTATATGATTGTGACCTGGGAGATGATACGATTGAAAATGTTTTATGTTGTACTCCTCTGCTTGAATACTTGGAATTATCAGGCTGTGATATGTTTCAAGAGCTCGTTATTGCCTCTAAAAGTTTGAAAACTCTGATTTTGGACGGAGTTAGGTGTGAATGTAATTACTTTGAAATTTCTTCTCCTAATCTTGAGAGATTGAGAATATCAGGTCTAGTGTGGTTTACAACTCTTAAATTGATGAATTTGACTTCTTCAGTTAATGTTACTTTAGATTTTTACTTTGACATGGAGGAGTTGGAAGGCGAAATGAGTCATGATGACTACATAAATTTGGTCCAGCAGACTCTTCGGCAAGTTGAGCATGTTGAGAAGCTAGAAATTGGGCGTTGGCTGATGGAG ATTCTATCAACCTGCAAGGAGGATGGAGACTGCATAGGTGGCCTGCCAGATTCTTTTATTCACCGGATCATTTCATTTTTTCCATCAACAAAAGACGCCTTCGAGAGTGACCTTTACAAGACGTGGAAGCTTAAATGGACTGATGCCCCAGTACCCAACTTTGTTTCCAATG AGAAATTTGTTATGAACTCCAGATGTTACCCTTTGGTGTACCTGGATCCTAGATTGTCATTGTGGATTCGTTTAGCTGCCAGAAAAGATGTAAAGGAGCTCATTTTGGATTGTGATGCTACTATGGTGGATTCGGGGGACGAGTACCCATTGCCACAATTTCTTTTCAACAATTCTTCATTGGTTACAATGAAGATATGTGCTTGTGATTTTGTGCCAAATGAGAAA CTTAGAATCAGATGA